A region from the Oscillospiraceae bacterium genome encodes:
- the purE gene encoding 5-(carboxyamino)imidazole ribonucleotide mutase, with protein sequence MKKVAVIMGSQSDRPVVQRALDVLAWFGVPAEARVMSAHRTPQEAHDFAGCARAEGFGVLIAAAGKAAHLAGALAAVTALPVVGLPVKSSTLDGLDALLSTVQMPRGVPVATVTIDGAENAALLAVEILAVSDEALHTALLRYRAEMADEVRAADRALRAEEMSESCKKEL encoded by the coding sequence ATGAAAAAGGTGGCCGTTATCATGGGGTCACAGAGCGATCGGCCGGTGGTCCAGCGGGCGCTGGACGTGCTTGCCTGGTTCGGCGTACCGGCTGAGGCGCGTGTGATGTCCGCCCACCGTACCCCACAGGAGGCGCACGACTTTGCGGGGTGCGCGCGGGCGGAGGGCTTCGGCGTGCTGATCGCCGCCGCGGGCAAGGCGGCTCATCTGGCCGGTGCGCTGGCCGCCGTGACGGCGCTGCCCGTCGTCGGACTGCCGGTCAAGTCCTCCACGCTGGACGGGCTGGACGCGCTGCTCTCCACCGTACAGATGCCGCGCGGCGTTCCGGTGGCGACGGTGACCATCGACGGAGCGGAGAACGCGGCGCTGCTTGCCGTGGAGATCCTGGCGGTGTCTGACGAGGCGCTGCACACCGCTCTGCTGCGCTACCGGGCGGAGATGGCCGACGAGGTCCGCGCCGCCGACCGCGCCCTGCGAGCAGAAGAGATGTCCGAATCTTGCAAAAAGGAGTTGTGA
- a CDS encoding phosphoribosylaminoimidazolesuccinocarboxamide synthase encodes MQKGALLYEGKAKKVFATDDPTLVIVDYKDDATAFNGLKRGTIEGKGVINNRVTNHLMQLLETHGVPTHFVRQISDRETLVRRVEIVKIEVIVRNIAAGSLSKRLGIVEGTPLPVAVLEYSYKDDDLGDPMINEYHALALGLATREELRRIDAYAGKVNEVLSAYLQDLGIRLIDFKLEFGRTPDGALVLADEISPDTCRFWDTDTGEKLDKDRFRRDLGGEQNAYREILRRLLGA; translated from the coding sequence ATGCAAAAAGGCGCGCTGCTCTATGAGGGCAAGGCCAAGAAGGTCTTTGCCACCGACGACCCGACGCTCGTCATTGTCGACTACAAGGACGACGCCACCGCATTCAACGGCCTGAAGAGGGGCACCATCGAGGGCAAGGGGGTCATCAACAACCGGGTGACGAACCATCTGATGCAGCTGCTGGAGACCCACGGCGTGCCCACCCATTTCGTCCGCCAGATCTCGGACAGGGAGACATTGGTGCGCCGTGTGGAGATCGTGAAGATCGAGGTGATCGTCCGCAATATCGCCGCCGGTTCGCTGTCCAAGCGGTTGGGGATTGTCGAGGGCACGCCGCTGCCTGTCGCGGTGCTCGAATACTCCTATAAGGACGACGACCTGGGCGACCCGATGATCAACGAATACCACGCGCTGGCGCTCGGGCTTGCCACCCGCGAGGAGCTGCGGCGGATCGACGCGTATGCGGGCAAAGTCAACGAGGTGTTGAGCGCCTACCTGCAGGACTTGGGGATCCGTCTCATTGATTTCAAGCTGGAGTTCGGCCGGACGCCGGACGGCGCGCTGGTACTGGCCGACGAGATCTCCCCGGACACCTGCCGTTTCTGGGATACAGACACCGGCGAAAAGTTGGACAAGGACCGCTTCCGCCGCGACCTGGGCGGCGAACAGAACGCCTACCGGGAGATCCTGCGCCGCCTGTTGGGGGCCTAG